Proteins encoded in a region of the bacterium genome:
- the pth gene encoding aminoacyl-tRNA hydrolase, producing the protein MRLILGLGNPGPEYEGTRHNVGFMVVEELGRRHGIDLSRVRHRARSGAGRIGAEAVLLAEPLTFMNLSGEAARPLLAYHGIVPEDVVVVHDEADFPPGTVRLKPGGGTAGHKGLVSLVAHFGTPEFLRVRVGIGRPPGGPDKMAKYVLERPGKADGEVFRLGVLRAADAVETLLAKGLEAAMREFHVD; encoded by the coding sequence GTGCGGTTGATCTTGGGGCTGGGGAACCCCGGCCCGGAGTACGAGGGCACCCGGCACAACGTCGGTTTCATGGTGGTGGAGGAACTGGGCCGCCGCCATGGGATCGACCTGTCCCGGGTGCGCCACCGCGCCCGCTCCGGCGCCGGACGGATCGGCGCCGAGGCGGTGCTGCTGGCCGAGCCGCTGACCTTCATGAACCTCTCGGGGGAGGCGGCGCGGCCGCTTTTGGCCTATCACGGCATCGTCCCCGAGGACGTCGTCGTCGTCCACGACGAGGCGGACTTTCCCCCGGGAACGGTCCGGCTCAAGCCAGGGGGCGGCACGGCGGGGCACAAGGGGCTCGTCTCGCTGGTCGCCCATTTCGGCACGCCCGAGTTCCTGCGGGTGCGGGTCGGGATCGGACGGCCGCCGGGCGGCCCGGACAAGATGGCGAAGTACGTGCTCGAGCGCCCCGGCAAGGCGGACGGCGAGGTCTTCCGGCTGGGCGTGCTGCGCGCCGCCGACGCCGTCGAGACGCTTCTGGCGAAGGGGCTCGAGGCGGCGATGCGGGAATTTCACGTCGATTGA
- the rpsF gene encoding 30S ribosomal protein S6, with amino-acid sequence MRRYEMALVADPQVPVEDHDKQLTVFEQLIAEMGGVVHKVEHWGRRKLAYPIGKHHEGVYTLVLYDAAPEVEREFIRRVKLNDMFFRFLSVRADHQKAPTAEEKALFEQARKDYIVRAQERAAQGLADVVEEDVLAGPAPAPERERGGRNEADFGDEDDEVPPTEKGEDK; translated from the coding sequence ATGCGACGCTACGAAATGGCGCTCGTGGCCGATCCCCAAGTGCCCGTCGAGGACCACGACAAGCAGCTGACCGTTTTCGAGCAGCTGATCGCCGAAATGGGCGGCGTGGTCCACAAGGTCGAGCACTGGGGGCGGCGCAAGCTGGCCTACCCGATCGGCAAGCACCACGAAGGCGTGTACACGCTCGTTCTCTACGACGCCGCGCCCGAAGTCGAGCGCGAGTTCATCCGCCGCGTGAAGCTGAACGACATGTTCTTCCGCTTCCTCTCGGTGCGCGCCGACCACCAGAAGGCGCCGACGGCCGAGGAGAAGGCTCTCTTCGAGCAGGCGCGCAAGGACTACATCGTCCGGGCGCAGGAACGGGCCGCGCAGGGCCTCGCCGACGTCGTCGAAGAGGACGTTCTGGCCGGGCCGGCCCCCGCTCCGGAGCGCGAGCGCGGCGGCCGCAACGAAGCCGACTTCGGCGACGAAGACGACGAAGTGCCGCCGACGGAGAAGGGAGAGGATAAATGA
- the rpsR gene encoding 30S ribosomal protein S18, which produces MSTGTPARRRGRRFLFRRRKFCKFCETKVDVIDYKDLRTLQNYIPERGKILPRRVSGTCAKHQRQLGQAIKRARMLALLPFTAD; this is translated from the coding sequence ATGAGCACCGGAACGCCCGCACGGCGCCGCGGCCGCCGCTTCCTCTTCCGCCGCCGCAAGTTCTGCAAGTTCTGCGAGACCAAGGTCGACGTGATCGACTACAAGGACCTGCGCACGCTGCAGAACTACATCCCGGAACGGGGCAAGATCCTGCCGCGCCGCGTTTCCGGCACCTGCGCGAAGCACCAGCGGCAGCTCGGCCAGGCGATCAAGCGCGCCCGCATGCTGGCGCTGCTTCCGTTCACCGCGGACTGA
- a CDS encoding 50S ribosomal protein L25: MSNQVSIEVQHRDDAGKNESRRLRRQGMIPAVVYGGGREPESVSVDPRPIDAVLDSERGKNTLIHLKIGDRELKRFVLIREIQRHPVTDRIIHADFVRVEMDKKVEVAVPLATVGLPWGVKNEGGLLDLIHRTVAISVLPADIPEKITVEVSELHVGQHIAAGDLKLPEGMELAGPASETLITVLGKAKEEEEAAAAPAEGEGEAEAAEAKPEAAAPAKKGEGKK; this comes from the coding sequence ATGAGCAACCAAGTCAGCATCGAAGTTCAGCACCGGGACGACGCGGGGAAGAACGAGTCCCGCCGGCTGCGCCGTCAGGGGATGATTCCCGCCGTGGTGTACGGCGGCGGCCGCGAGCCCGAAAGCGTGTCCGTCGATCCGCGGCCGATCGACGCGGTCCTCGACTCCGAGCGCGGCAAGAACACGCTGATCCACCTCAAGATCGGCGACCGCGAGCTCAAGCGCTTCGTGCTGATCCGCGAGATCCAGCGCCACCCGGTGACCGACCGGATCATCCACGCCGACTTCGTCCGCGTGGAGATGGACAAGAAGGTCGAAGTCGCCGTGCCGCTGGCCACGGTCGGCCTGCCTTGGGGCGTGAAGAACGAGGGCGGCCTGCTCGACCTGATCCACCGCACGGTGGCGATCAGCGTCCTCCCGGCCGACATCCCGGAGAAGATCACCGTGGAAGTGTCCGAGCTCCACGTCGGACAGCACATCGCCGCCGGCGACCTGAAGCTGCCCGAGGGGATGGAGCTGGCCGGTCCGGCGAGCGAGACGCTGATCACGGTCCTCGGCAAGGCCAAGGAAGAGGAAGAAGCCGCCGCCGCGCCCGCCGAGGGCGAGGGCGAGGCCGAGGCCGCCGAAGCGAAGCCGGAGGCCGCCGCGCCCGCCAAGAAGGGCGAAGGGAAGAAGTAG